One region of Mycobacterium riyadhense genomic DNA includes:
- the cobG gene encoding precorrin-3B synthase, with the protein MARARDTDACPGTLQVHQAADGTLARVRLPGGIITAAQLATLANVSSEVGSGTLELTARGNVQLRGISDVEAAAGSLAAAGLLPSATHERVRNIVASPLSGRVGGKADIRPWVGELDAAIRAEPRLADLGGRFWFSLDDGRGDVSGLGADVGVHVFDDGCALVLGGRETGMRVGNVSETLLGIALRFIEIRGNAWRVHELADITDLLPSVELGAAFPPVTKGPVGWIPQDDGRVTLGAAVPLGVLSARVAEYLAAIEAPLVVTPWRSVLVCDLSEEVADVALRVLAPLGLVFDDSSPWLTVSACTGSPGCAHSAADVRADAAQSLDPDSGVHRHFVGCERGCGSPLAGEVLVATAEGYQPLRP; encoded by the coding sequence GTGGCCAGAGCACGCGACACGGACGCCTGCCCCGGCACACTGCAGGTGCACCAGGCCGCCGACGGCACGTTGGCGCGGGTGCGGCTGCCCGGCGGAATCATCACCGCCGCCCAGTTGGCGACGCTGGCCAACGTGTCGAGCGAAGTGGGCTCGGGAACGCTCGAGCTGACCGCGCGCGGCAACGTGCAGCTGCGCGGGATCTCCGATGTCGAGGCCGCGGCGGGCTCCTTGGCGGCGGCCGGGCTGCTGCCGTCGGCGACGCACGAGCGGGTCCGCAACATCGTGGCGTCGCCGCTGTCCGGCCGGGTCGGCGGAAAGGCCGATATTCGGCCGTGGGTGGGCGAGCTGGACGCCGCGATCCGCGCCGAGCCGCGCCTGGCGGACCTGGGCGGCCGGTTCTGGTTCAGCCTCGACGATGGCCGCGGCGACGTGTCCGGCTTGGGCGCCGACGTTGGCGTGCACGTTTTCGACGACGGGTGTGCGCTGGTGCTGGGCGGGCGCGAGACCGGAATGCGGGTCGGCAATGTCAGCGAGACGCTGCTGGGCATTGCGCTGCGGTTTATCGAGATTCGCGGAAATGCTTGGCGAGTACACGAATTAGCCGACATCACAGACCTGCTGCCGAGCGTCGAGCTGGGTGCCGCGTTCCCGCCCGTCACCAAGGGGCCGGTTGGCTGGATACCGCAGGATGACGGCCGGGTCACGCTGGGCGCCGCGGTGCCCCTGGGGGTGCTGTCGGCGCGGGTCGCGGAGTATCTGGCCGCCATCGAGGCGCCGCTGGTGGTCACGCCGTGGCGGTCGGTGCTGGTGTGCGATCTCAGCGAAGAGGTGGCGGACGTCGCGCTTCGCGTGCTGGCGCCGTTGGGGTTGGTTTTCGACGACAGCTCCCCCTGGCTGACCGTCAGCGCCTGCACCGGCAGCCCCGGCTGCGCACACTCGGCCGCCGACGTGCGCGCCGACGCGGCACAGTCGCTGGATCCCGATTCCGGCGTGCATCGGCACTTCGTCG
- a CDS encoding class I SAM-dependent methyltransferase, whose translation MARTFEDLVAEAESAPADGWDFSWLDGRATEQRPSWGYQRQLSGRLANATAALDLETGGGEVLAGAGNFPPTMVATESWPPNLALAAKLLHPLGVVVVATGDDPVLPFADAAFDLVTCRHPSTRWWSEISRVLRPGGTYFAQHVGPATLTALREHFLGPRPRNPTERYPDVELRRIAAAGLQIVNLQMERLRVEFFDVGAVIYFLRKVIWFIPDFAVEHYLDHLRALHERIQTEGSFVTYSTRALIEARKPS comes from the coding sequence GTGGCGCGAACGTTTGAGGATTTGGTGGCCGAAGCGGAATCGGCACCCGCCGACGGCTGGGACTTTTCCTGGTTGGACGGCCGTGCGACCGAACAACGCCCGTCCTGGGGCTACCAACGACAGCTCAGCGGCCGGCTGGCGAACGCGACGGCTGCCCTCGACCTTGAAACCGGCGGCGGCGAGGTGCTGGCAGGTGCGGGCAATTTCCCGCCCACCATGGTCGCCACCGAATCGTGGCCACCGAACCTGGCTTTGGCCGCCAAGCTACTGCATCCGCTGGGCGTGGTCGTCGTCGCCACCGGCGACGACCCGGTGCTGCCATTCGCCGATGCTGCGTTCGACCTGGTGACCTGCCGCCACCCCAGCACCCGGTGGTGGTCCGAAATCTCGCGCGTTCTGCGGCCAGGCGGCACCTACTTCGCGCAACACGTCGGGCCCGCCACATTGACGGCGCTGCGCGAGCACTTTCTCGGGCCGCGACCGCGCAACCCGACCGAGCGTTACCCAGACGTCGAGCTCAGACGCATCGCAGCCGCCGGCCTTCAGATCGTCAACCTGCAGATGGAGCGCCTGCGGGTGGAGTTCTTCGACGTCGGCGCCGTCATTTATTTTCTGCGCAAGGTGATCTGGTTCATCCCTGATTTCGCCGTCGAGCACTACCTCGATCACCTGCGGGCACTGCACGAGCGCATCCAGACCGAGGGCTCCTTCGTCACGTACTCCACCCGCGCCCTCATCGAGGCCCGCAAGCCCTCGTGA